A region of Rhodoligotrophos appendicifer DNA encodes the following proteins:
- a CDS encoding LysR family transcriptional regulator, protein METLKNIRLFIKVVQAGSFSAAGRLIGLSPASVSRQINALEHALGVRLIYRTSRKLTLTEVGQMYFERASDIINELDALESVVSEHQTKPRGLLHVHTRVSIGTRLLSSALPAFNEHFPEIKVKLWLTEESRDLIEHKIDVAIRLGNLDEPSLAVRKLWDASQRIIFASPTYLATHPIIDRPDDLLQHSCLTYLDGRFDDGSAMWRLRNRAGTKDLRVTGPIQVNNPELVRECALANMGLGLLPKWCIWDELQSGRLVHVLPDWQTSPTTFDHNIYAVYERSRYVPLKVRTFVNFLVGFFANRKDGATSATDFEPLFGIDDPEDRRHLETEWSTM, encoded by the coding sequence GTGGAAACCCTCAAGAATATCCGGCTCTTCATCAAGGTCGTCCAGGCCGGGAGTTTTTCCGCGGCCGGACGGCTCATCGGTCTGTCGCCCGCCTCCGTCTCCAGACAGATCAATGCCTTGGAGCATGCCCTTGGCGTTCGCCTCATTTATCGGACCAGTCGGAAGCTCACTTTGACCGAAGTCGGGCAGATGTATTTCGAACGCGCATCCGACATCATCAACGAGCTCGACGCGCTGGAGAGCGTGGTCTCAGAGCACCAGACCAAACCCAGGGGCCTGCTGCATGTTCACACCCGAGTGTCCATCGGCACTCGGCTGCTTTCCTCGGCGCTCCCCGCCTTCAACGAGCATTTCCCCGAGATCAAAGTCAAGCTGTGGCTCACCGAAGAATCGCGTGATCTTATCGAACATAAAATTGACGTTGCTATCAGGCTTGGAAACTTGGATGAGCCTTCTCTGGCGGTGCGGAAGCTGTGGGATGCCAGTCAGCGCATTATCTTCGCCAGCCCAACCTATCTCGCTACCCATCCGATAATCGACCGACCGGATGATCTGCTGCAGCATAGCTGCCTCACCTATCTCGACGGACGATTTGACGACGGGTCTGCCATGTGGCGGTTGCGAAACCGTGCAGGAACCAAAGATCTCAGGGTGACTGGTCCGATCCAGGTCAATAATCCTGAGCTGGTAAGAGAATGCGCGCTCGCAAACATGGGACTCGGCCTGCTGCCGAAATGGTGCATCTGGGACGAGCTTCAGTCCGGCCGCTTGGTCCATGTCTTGCCAGATTGGCAAACCAGTCCCACGACGTTCGACCATAACATCTATGCGGTCTATGAACGCTCACGCTATGTGCCACTGAAAGTCCGAACCTTCGTCAATTTCCTGGTTGGCTTCTTCGCCAATCGCAAAGACGGAGCGACCAGCGCCACGGACTTTGAACCATTGTTCGGGATCGATGATCCCGAGGACAGGCGGCACCTCGAAACCGAATGGTCAACGATGTGA
- a CDS encoding carboxymuconolactone decarboxylase family protein, which produces MGTLDARRQALKEEFTAARGYWSDLWTDLLDIDPDFFEAYKNFSSSPWKRKDGLEPKVRELLYVAIDTSTTHLYDPGTRIHMRNALRYGATREEVLEVMEITAMLGVQSCTVGVPILLEEMKSTGMGGPLPEAQLSERQEDLKKRFVETRGFWSEPMDGILRLSPDYFEAYLDISSVPWKSGKLEPKVKEFVYIAVDAACTHLHEPGLRIHIRNALKLGATGQEIMEIFELISVLGIHTITQSLPILTDEVGQAGK; this is translated from the coding sequence ATGGGAACACTGGACGCGCGCCGGCAGGCGCTGAAGGAAGAATTCACCGCAGCTCGCGGTTATTGGAGCGATCTCTGGACCGATCTGCTCGATATCGATCCGGATTTCTTTGAAGCATATAAGAACTTTTCCTCATCGCCGTGGAAGCGCAAAGACGGCCTTGAGCCAAAGGTGCGCGAGCTGCTCTACGTCGCCATCGACACGTCGACCACCCATCTCTATGACCCCGGCACGCGGATCCACATGCGCAACGCTCTGCGTTACGGCGCCACGCGTGAAGAGGTGCTTGAAGTCATGGAGATCACGGCCATGCTGGGCGTTCAGTCCTGCACCGTGGGGGTGCCGATCCTTCTGGAAGAGATGAAGAGCACCGGCATGGGCGGCCCACTGCCCGAGGCGCAGCTCAGCGAGCGGCAGGAAGACCTCAAGAAGCGGTTCGTGGAGACGCGCGGTTTCTGGAGCGAACCGATGGACGGAATTCTGCGGCTGTCGCCCGATTATTTCGAGGCCTATCTCGATATCTCGTCGGTGCCGTGGAAGTCCGGCAAGCTCGAACCGAAGGTAAAGGAATTCGTCTATATCGCTGTGGATGCTGCCTGCACCCATCTCCATGAACCTGGATTGCGCATCCATATTCGCAATGCCTTGAAACTGGGCGCAACAGGTCAGGAGATCATGGAGATCTTCGAATTGATCAGCGTGCTCGGCATTCACACCATCACCCAGAGCCTACCGATCCTGACCGACGAAGTCGGCCAGGCGGGAAAATAG
- a CDS encoding ABC transporter substrate-binding protein, whose translation MKNAGRSFWRTGILAGVAVAALAVGSVSAQETIKFGFTGALTGPFNEFGEGIRRGADIAIEEWNKKGGINGKKLEMAELLDDQLVPDRAVQNMRRILDNEEVVALIAPSGSGPTLAVVDMVVADGRPMCNPQAQTPAIVYPNGGETEPRPNVFSVSISNTVEAKKLADVLAKEYKNIGILHESTGYGVTGAKLVDEAMKAANPDLTVTSESYNQRAQDMTAQLARVQRAGAEVLLVVGLGADLAVIRKNMARLNIGIPLYSTAGGITPPYMEGAGDLVIGTRAATIKVMGLETLPPATKTFTDLYKAKYGADRWWGPNPDRAQISMATTVGTGYDCLNVLADAIQRAGSTEPEAIIKALNETKGFAGASIASITFTPEEHRALKAEDLAVYEIDKKDGKINLSIVSQ comes from the coding sequence ATGAAAAATGCAGGAAGATCTTTTTGGCGCACCGGCATTCTCGCCGGCGTCGCTGTCGCCGCCTTGGCCGTCGGTTCGGTTTCGGCGCAGGAGACCATCAAGTTCGGCTTCACGGGCGCTCTGACCGGCCCGTTCAATGAATTCGGCGAAGGCATTCGTCGAGGCGCTGATATCGCGATCGAGGAATGGAACAAGAAAGGCGGCATCAACGGCAAGAAGCTCGAGATGGCAGAGCTGCTCGACGATCAGTTGGTCCCCGACCGCGCTGTACAGAACATGCGCCGTATCCTCGACAATGAGGAGGTCGTCGCCCTGATCGCCCCTTCCGGCAGCGGCCCCACCCTTGCCGTTGTGGACATGGTGGTCGCCGACGGCCGTCCCATGTGCAATCCTCAGGCACAGACGCCAGCCATCGTCTATCCTAATGGCGGCGAGACGGAACCGCGCCCCAATGTCTTCTCGGTCTCGATTAGCAACACGGTCGAGGCCAAGAAGCTCGCCGACGTTCTTGCCAAGGAATACAAGAACATCGGGATTCTTCACGAGAGCACGGGCTATGGGGTGACTGGCGCAAAACTCGTCGACGAGGCGATGAAGGCCGCCAATCCGGATCTTACCGTGACGTCCGAATCGTATAATCAGCGCGCCCAAGACATGACCGCTCAGCTGGCCCGCGTCCAACGCGCCGGCGCGGAAGTGCTGCTGGTTGTGGGCCTTGGCGCGGACCTCGCCGTCATCCGCAAAAACATGGCGCGCCTCAATATCGGCATTCCGCTCTATTCGACGGCCGGGGGAATTACACCTCCCTACATGGAGGGAGCCGGGGACCTGGTCATTGGGACCAGGGCTGCAACGATCAAGGTCATGGGGCTCGAGACGCTGCCGCCCGCCACAAAGACCTTTACTGATCTGTACAAGGCGAAGTATGGCGCTGACCGGTGGTGGGGACCCAATCCCGACCGTGCACAGATCTCCATGGCGACCACTGTCGGCACCGGTTACGACTGTCTGAACGTGCTTGCCGATGCGATCCAGCGGGCGGGTTCGACTGAGCCGGAGGCAATCATCAAGGCACTCAACGAAACCAAAGGTTTCGCTGGCGCCAGCATCGCTTCAATCACCTTCACTCCGGAAGAGCATCGCGCGCTGAAGGCAGAAGATCTGGCAGTCTACGAAATCGACAAAAAAGACGGGAAGATCAACCTGTCGATCGTATCGCAGTAA
- a CDS encoding branched-chain amino acid ABC transporter permease: protein MSFFFSLVLAGVSVGSVYALVALGLNVTFWTTKTLNFGHGSVMMFCAMIMVFFASQGMAMALAVLLSLIVVAALGIFIERFTVRPALKSNNSMGWVVSTLGFGIVLQGIAAKLFGSQAVAFPSILFGSEDFITVFGLYVSLQYLVVLGLSILLIVIMEAFLRLTRWGHAVRAVSHDPELGRVNGMPVNLIVVGSFVLSALLAGVAGLLVSQIGGTVDPAFGFNLVLFGFVAAVVGGMGSSVGALVGGIALGVLSKLVGGYWTAAAEQPVAFAILMLMLAFRPNGLFSQAEVSKA, encoded by the coding sequence GTGAGCTTCTTCTTTTCGCTCGTTCTTGCTGGCGTCAGCGTCGGGTCGGTCTATGCCCTCGTCGCGCTGGGGCTGAACGTCACTTTCTGGACGACGAAGACCCTCAATTTCGGCCATGGCTCGGTCATGATGTTCTGCGCCATGATTATGGTCTTCTTTGCGAGCCAGGGCATGGCCATGGCGCTGGCGGTCTTGCTGTCTTTGATCGTCGTCGCGGCGCTCGGCATCTTCATCGAACGCTTCACCGTGCGACCGGCGCTCAAGAGCAACAACAGCATGGGTTGGGTGGTCTCGACGCTCGGCTTCGGCATCGTCTTGCAAGGCATCGCTGCCAAGCTGTTCGGCTCTCAGGCGGTGGCATTTCCATCGATCCTCTTCGGATCTGAAGATTTCATCACCGTCTTCGGCCTCTATGTCTCCCTGCAATATCTCGTGGTGCTGGGCCTCTCGATTCTCCTCATCGTCATCATGGAAGCCTTTCTGCGGCTCACCCGTTGGGGTCATGCGGTGCGCGCCGTGTCGCATGATCCGGAACTCGGCCGTGTCAACGGCATGCCGGTCAATCTCATCGTCGTGGGTTCCTTCGTCCTTTCGGCCCTGCTCGCCGGCGTCGCCGGCCTGCTGGTCTCACAGATCGGAGGCACCGTTGATCCAGCCTTCGGGTTCAACCTCGTTCTGTTCGGGTTCGTCGCAGCCGTAGTCGGTGGCATGGGAAGTTCGGTCGGCGCACTCGTCGGAGGTATTGCCCTCGGAGTTTTGTCGAAGCTCGTGGGCGGTTACTGGACAGCCGCCGCGGAGCAGCCCGTAGCTTTTGCAATTCTTATGCTGATGCTCGCCTTTCGTCCGAACGGGCTGTTCAGTCAGGCCGAGGTCTCCAAGGCATGA
- a CDS encoding ABC transporter permease subunit: MNSIRTLLTQLVTNVYLLAVLVVALGISVQWMTSGTVHILSFVLISIIFALSINLLTGLAGQISLGHAGLFGMGAYVTGILAKTYGMNVPLSIIAGAAAAALVGYLLSFPAGRVRDVYLAMMTLGFGMIFFEIVREWNDVTGGTMGLSGLPSPTLRTLKVFGVRINEVWYFRAILVITVLCIWVMRNLTQSRTGRAFFAIHHSELAAGSLGVPRAATKRQAYALSGLLAGIAGALYAHLVGYLGPESFGLNRSIEVLVISIVGGLGSIAGQVLSAALFTFLPETLQVFAEYQFIVYGLILTFSLIVLPRGIAGLLLLPPRFIQSQSIRRVRKGVDMASISTKGDGSVGPLEVQGVTKQFGGLTALDDVSLTLIPGHITALVGPNGSGKSTLVNVISGIYQPTEGRIHFEGRDVTGVTDHKIAQAGIVRTFQDPRLVPHFTVRENLLLGAHRLMKHSGVASALSLPSATEEEARFLGRIEAIMKLTELSDMADRTIETLPYGYRRLAEVARALVAEPRAILLDEPAAGLSEVEMEHLARIIRRMKEMGLTIMLIDHHMDFLADLVDDVVVLDSGKVIYRGTIAGMRADKTVISAYLGEEEMAHA; encoded by the coding sequence ATGAACTCCATCCGGACTCTCCTCACTCAACTCGTCACCAATGTTTACCTTTTGGCGGTATTGGTCGTCGCACTCGGCATCAGTGTCCAATGGATGACTTCCGGCACGGTGCACATCCTGAGCTTTGTGCTTATCTCGATCATCTTTGCGCTCAGCATCAATCTGCTGACCGGGCTTGCCGGCCAGATCTCGCTTGGCCATGCTGGGCTCTTTGGCATGGGCGCCTATGTAACCGGAATCCTCGCCAAGACCTATGGGATGAACGTTCCTCTCTCGATCATTGCGGGCGCTGCCGCCGCCGCCCTCGTAGGTTATCTTCTGTCCTTTCCCGCGGGCCGGGTGCGGGACGTCTATCTGGCGATGATGACGTTGGGCTTCGGCATGATCTTCTTCGAGATCGTGCGGGAGTGGAACGACGTCACCGGCGGCACCATGGGGCTCAGCGGTCTGCCCTCGCCCACGCTGCGAACTCTCAAGGTGTTCGGGGTGCGCATCAACGAGGTCTGGTATTTCCGCGCCATCCTCGTGATCACCGTTCTCTGTATATGGGTGATGCGCAACCTAACTCAGAGCAGGACCGGGCGCGCCTTCTTCGCGATTCATCACAGCGAGCTGGCGGCAGGAAGCCTCGGCGTTCCCCGGGCGGCAACAAAACGCCAGGCCTATGCGCTCAGCGGACTTCTCGCAGGCATTGCAGGCGCGCTTTACGCTCACCTCGTGGGCTATCTGGGGCCTGAGAGTTTCGGGCTCAATCGCTCGATCGAGGTTCTGGTAATCTCGATCGTCGGCGGACTGGGCTCCATTGCCGGCCAGGTGCTCAGCGCCGCCTTGTTCACCTTCCTACCGGAAACTTTACAAGTCTTCGCAGAGTATCAATTCATCGTCTACGGCCTCATCCTCACCTTTTCGCTGATCGTGCTGCCACGCGGCATTGCGGGGCTGCTGCTGTTGCCCCCACGATTCATCCAATCCCAGTCGATCAGACGGGTCCGCAAAGGCGTTGACATGGCCTCAATTTCGACCAAGGGCGATGGCTCGGTAGGCCCGCTCGAAGTCCAGGGCGTGACCAAGCAGTTTGGCGGGCTGACCGCCCTTGATGATGTCAGCCTGACATTGATACCTGGCCATATCACGGCGCTGGTCGGTCCCAACGGGTCGGGCAAGAGCACACTTGTGAATGTGATCAGCGGCATCTATCAGCCCACGGAGGGCCGCATCCACTTTGAGGGGCGTGACGTCACAGGGGTTACGGATCACAAGATCGCACAGGCCGGCATCGTACGCACTTTCCAGGACCCGCGCCTCGTACCGCATTTCACGGTACGCGAGAATTTGTTGCTCGGCGCGCATCGGCTGATGAAGCATTCCGGCGTTGCCAGCGCTCTCTCCTTGCCGTCGGCAACCGAGGAGGAGGCCCGCTTTCTCGGCCGGATCGAGGCGATCATGAAGCTGACCGAACTCAGCGACATGGCGGATAGGACCATCGAGACCCTGCCCTATGGCTATCGTCGGCTCGCGGAAGTCGCCCGCGCGTTGGTTGCGGAGCCCCGCGCCATCCTTCTTGACGAGCCCGCCGCCGGGCTTTCGGAGGTAGAGATGGAACATCTCGCACGTATCATCCGACGGATGAAGGAGATGGGACTGACCATCATGCTCATTGACCACCACATGGATTTCCTGGCGGACCTCGTGGACGATGTGGTCGTCCTCGACAGCGGCAAAGTCATCTACCGCGGGACGATCGCCGGCATGCGCGCTGACAAGACGGTCATCAGCGCGTATCTCGGCGAAGAGGAAATGGCGCATGCTTGA
- a CDS encoding ABC transporter ATP-binding protein codes for MLELRNVQVSYGAVEAVRDVSITAAAGSMTAILRANGAGKSSLLRAISGVAPLRGGTILMNSQDISKVPAEKRAKLGLAHAMEGRRLFRQLTVEDNLKLAWSFGSRKTPLPAAIDDIYGRFPILAEKAKVQAGYLSGGQQQMVILSCATIRDPDYLLLDEPSLGLAPIIVTQIYEFITGYARRSGATVVIAEQMATLALKVSDRGYVLRRGKVVLEGESKTLLADGIADSLSATYL; via the coding sequence ATGCTTGAACTTCGCAACGTCCAGGTCAGCTATGGCGCAGTGGAGGCCGTCCGCGACGTGTCCATCACCGCGGCTGCAGGCAGCATGACCGCCATCCTCAGGGCCAATGGTGCGGGGAAATCATCTCTGCTGCGCGCCATTTCGGGCGTTGCGCCCTTGCGTGGCGGCACCATCCTCATGAATTCGCAGGATATCTCCAAAGTGCCTGCCGAGAAACGAGCGAAACTCGGCCTTGCACACGCCATGGAAGGGCGCCGCCTCTTCCGCCAGTTGACGGTGGAAGACAATCTGAAACTCGCCTGGTCCTTCGGCAGCCGCAAGACACCGCTTCCCGCCGCAATCGACGACATCTATGGGCGATTTCCGATCCTTGCAGAAAAGGCAAAGGTCCAGGCAGGCTATCTCAGCGGTGGACAACAGCAGATGGTCATCCTGTCCTGCGCAACGATCCGGGACCCCGATTACCTCCTGCTCGACGAGCCCTCCCTGGGATTGGCTCCCATCATCGTCACCCAGATCTATGAATTCATTACCGGCTATGCCAGACGCTCGGGGGCAACGGTGGTCATCGCCGAGCAGATGGCCACACTGGCGCTCAAAGTCTCGGACCGGGGCTATGTGCTCCGCCGCGGCAAGGTGGTCCTGGAGGGCGAAAGCAAGACCTTGCTCGCCGACGGAATCGCCGATTCGCTCTCCGCCACTTATCTCTAA
- a CDS encoding 3-hydroxyacyl-CoA dehydrogenase NAD-binding domain-containing protein, whose product MAFIDLSAVRTIGVIGAGTIGSSWTAWFLAKGLSVRLTDPVASAPDSVRGYVREAWTALTRLGITREPLDAALARLSFHGTAADAATGADFIQENAPERAPIKRAVLAEIDSVLPGDRVIASSTSGFGVTEMQAEMRHPERLVVGHPFNPPHLIPLVEVVGGGATSEEAVQWAISFYNHIGKRAIHVRKEVPGHIANRLQVALWREALHLVATGVGSVDDVDAAIAHGPGLRWAAMGPHLTFHLAGGRGGMAHFFDHLGPAIERWWADLGTVEITPELRDQMVRGVNDEIGTRSFEDLVAERDEKLLGVLAAVTPKL is encoded by the coding sequence ATGGCATTCATCGACTTGTCAGCGGTCCGCACCATCGGTGTGATCGGTGCCGGAACCATAGGCTCATCCTGGACGGCGTGGTTCCTCGCCAAGGGCCTCAGCGTGCGCCTGACGGATCCAGTGGCGAGCGCGCCGGACTCCGTCCGAGGCTATGTGCGGGAGGCGTGGACCGCACTCACCAGGCTTGGGATAACCCGAGAACCTCTGGACGCAGCACTCGCGCGGCTGAGCTTTCACGGCACCGCTGCCGATGCTGCGACGGGCGCCGACTTCATTCAGGAAAATGCGCCGGAGAGGGCTCCGATCAAGCGAGCAGTCCTGGCAGAGATCGATTCCGTGCTACCCGGCGACCGGGTCATTGCATCTTCAACGTCCGGCTTCGGCGTCACTGAAATGCAGGCCGAGATGCGCCATCCTGAGCGTCTCGTCGTCGGCCACCCTTTCAACCCGCCGCACCTCATCCCCCTCGTCGAAGTCGTCGGCGGCGGCGCGACTTCAGAGGAGGCGGTGCAATGGGCCATCAGCTTCTATAACCATATCGGCAAGCGCGCGATTCATGTGCGCAAAGAAGTGCCGGGGCATATTGCCAACCGGCTGCAGGTCGCCCTGTGGCGTGAGGCCCTGCATCTGGTCGCCACTGGCGTCGGCAGCGTCGACGACGTGGATGCTGCCATCGCCCACGGCCCCGGCCTTCGCTGGGCGGCCATGGGCCCACATCTCACCTTTCATCTGGCTGGTGGAAGGGGCGGCATGGCGCATTTCTTCGATCATCTCGGTCCGGCCATCGAGCGCTGGTGGGCCGACCTCGGCACCGTCGAGATCACTCCCGAGCTCCGCGACCAGATGGTTCGGGGCGTAAACGATGAAATCGGCACCCGCAGCTTCGAGGATCTCGTCGCCGAACGCGACGAGAAGCTGCTGGGTGTGCTCGCGGCCGTGACTCCAAAGCTCTGA
- a CDS encoding class I SAM-dependent methyltransferase: MDQNTLSAYDKGAEAFAQDWHEQPAPSDLHAVVREYFIPGTTADIGCGSGREVAWLNGNGFAAVGFDGSEGLLSEARRRYPDYEFKRALLPGLAGIDAASFENVLCETVIMHLDAEAIGSAVRRLLDILKPGGILYLTWRVTQGEDQRDAHGRLYSAFESDDVLSLFSTDTLLLNEEVVSASSGKKIHRLVVRKP; encoded by the coding sequence ATGGATCAAAATACGCTCTCAGCATATGACAAGGGTGCCGAAGCCTTTGCTCAGGACTGGCACGAGCAGCCGGCACCGAGCGATCTTCATGCGGTGGTTCGCGAATATTTTATTCCCGGCACAACTGCTGATATCGGCTGTGGAAGCGGCCGCGAGGTAGCATGGCTGAATGGCAATGGCTTTGCGGCGGTGGGCTTCGATGGTTCAGAAGGTTTGTTGTCGGAAGCTCGCAGACGCTACCCCGATTATGAGTTCAAGAGGGCGCTGCTGCCGGGTCTTGCAGGTATCGACGCTGCCAGCTTCGAAAATGTTCTCTGCGAAACCGTGATTATGCACCTGGATGCAGAGGCAATCGGATCGGCTGTTAGGCGGCTGCTGGACATCCTGAAGCCCGGCGGCATCCTTTATCTGACCTGGCGGGTAACGCAGGGTGAGGATCAGCGTGACGCCCATGGCCGGCTTTATAGCGCCTTCGAAAGCGATGACGTTCTTTCGCTCTTTTCGACCGATACCCTCCTGCTGAACGAGGAGGTCGTCAGTGCCTCCTCGGGTAAGAAGATCCATCGTTTGGTGGTCCGCAAGCCCTGA
- a CDS encoding SWIB/MDM2 domain-containing protein, whose product MKADRDGKADAIHTPVKPSAQLAEIVGKEPLARGEVVSRMWDYIKKNKLQNPKDGREILADDKLESLFGAKKVSMFEMNKILSKHLSAEK is encoded by the coding sequence GTGAAGGCCGACCGCGATGGCAAGGCAGATGCCATCCATACCCCCGTAAAACCATCGGCGCAACTTGCTGAAATCGTCGGCAAGGAGCCTCTGGCACGCGGCGAGGTCGTCAGTCGCATGTGGGACTATATCAAGAAGAACAAGCTCCAGAATCCAAAGGACGGCCGCGAGATCCTCGCAGATGACAAGCTAGAGAGCCTTTTTGGCGCGAAGAAGGTCTCCATGTTCGAGATGAATAAGATCTTATCCAAGCATCTGAGCGCCGAAAAATAA
- a CDS encoding cysteine hydrolase family protein produces MVLDKNRLRFGSIGDRSLHLCVDMQRLFAENTPWRTPWMNRVVPNVLRLVQTAPEATMFTRFIPAEKVGVGQGTWKRYYERWSSMTIERLGRDMVELIPALHRFVPPAELLDKRVYSPWVETDLQERLLRRKIDTIIVSGGETDVCVLSTVLGAIDRGYRVIIATDALCSSSDETHDAQLGIYHRRYGQQVETVKTQLIINHWRSQD; encoded by the coding sequence GTGGTGCTGGACAAGAACCGCCTCCGCTTCGGCAGCATTGGTGACAGGAGCCTGCATCTGTGCGTCGACATGCAGCGATTATTTGCCGAGAACACCCCCTGGCGTACGCCATGGATGAACAGGGTGGTGCCGAACGTGCTGCGTTTGGTGCAGACCGCTCCCGAGGCCACCATGTTCACGCGCTTCATCCCCGCGGAAAAGGTTGGGGTGGGCCAGGGCACTTGGAAGCGCTATTATGAGCGGTGGTCATCGATGACGATCGAGCGCCTCGGCCGCGACATGGTCGAACTCATTCCCGCGCTGCACCGCTTCGTTCCGCCGGCTGAGCTTCTCGACAAAAGGGTCTATTCACCTTGGGTCGAAACGGATCTCCAAGAGCGACTCCTGCGTCGAAAGATCGATACCATCATTGTGAGTGGAGGAGAAACGGACGTGTGCGTGCTCAGTACAGTGCTGGGTGCCATCGACCGCGGCTACCGGGTCATCATCGCGACAGATGCGCTCTGCAGTTCATCGGATGAAACTCACGACGCCCAGTTAGGTATTTATCATCGACGCTATGGACAGCAGGTCGAGACGGTAAAAACACAACTCATTATCAATCATTGGCGCAGTCAAGACTGA
- a CDS encoding class I SAM-dependent methyltransferase, with protein MSMHAEAIEQGAEMQSFDTQKSEKFAERMLGVFNDAALTLMVSIGHRTGLFDIFAELEWVSSSRLASVAKLDERYVREWLGAMTTGGVVLHDPENGTYQLPKEHSAWLTRTASPNNLAVTAQWIPLLARAEDKIVERFEHGGGTQYHDYCGFHHVMAEESSQTAVAPLFDSILPLVPGLEMQLARGIDVLDAGCGSGRALQAMAQRFPQSRFTGYDLCADALDGALRESDRLGLKNIHFEQRDLTAYDEPGRFDFITTFDAVHDQKDPSGMLRGLARALKPGGVYLMQDIGGSSVLSRNVDHAMGTFLYTISCMHCMAVSLGQGGAGLGAMWGVELAEQMLGEAGFVKIEQHRLPHDPINVYFVSRRA; from the coding sequence ATGTCGATGCATGCAGAAGCGATCGAACAGGGTGCAGAAATGCAATCGTTCGATACTCAAAAGTCGGAGAAATTTGCTGAGCGGATGCTTGGCGTGTTTAATGACGCGGCGCTGACCCTTATGGTCTCCATCGGCCATCGCACGGGACTGTTTGATATTTTCGCCGAGCTGGAATGGGTGAGCAGTTCAAGGCTGGCATCGGTTGCCAAGTTGGACGAGCGCTATGTGCGCGAATGGCTGGGGGCCATGACCACGGGTGGCGTGGTCCTCCACGACCCCGAGAACGGAACCTACCAGCTCCCAAAGGAGCACTCGGCTTGGCTGACGCGCACCGCCAGTCCAAACAACCTTGCTGTCACGGCACAATGGATTCCGCTTCTGGCCCGCGCTGAAGACAAGATCGTTGAACGCTTTGAGCATGGCGGCGGCACGCAGTACCATGATTATTGCGGCTTCCATCACGTCATGGCCGAGGAGAGCTCGCAGACGGCGGTTGCGCCGCTGTTCGATAGTATCCTTCCGCTAGTTCCGGGATTGGAGATGCAGCTTGCGCGCGGCATCGATGTCCTCGACGCGGGCTGTGGCTCGGGCCGGGCGTTGCAAGCGATGGCGCAGCGCTTTCCGCAGTCGCGCTTCACGGGATACGATCTTTGTGCCGATGCCTTGGACGGTGCCCTCAGGGAGAGTGACCGTCTGGGCCTGAAGAATATCCATTTCGAACAGCGTGATCTGACCGCCTATGATGAGCCCGGTCGCTTCGACTTCATCACCACCTTCGATGCGGTTCATGACCAGAAGGATCCCTCAGGCATGCTGCGCGGACTTGCTCGAGCCTTGAAGCCGGGCGGCGTCTATCTGATGCAGGACATCGGCGGCTCCAGTGTCTTGAGCCGCAACGTGGATCACGCCATGGGAACATTCCTCTACACCATCTCCTGCATGCATTGCATGGCGGTTTCCCTGGGCCAGGGCGGGGCGGGGCTCGGTGCCATGTGGGGTGTGGAGCTGGCGGAACAGATGCTGGGCGAGGCAGGCTTCGTGAAGATCGAACAACATCGACTGCCTCACGATCCCATCAATGTCTACTTCGTCTCGCGGCGCGCTTAG